The region TTTTAGCTATGGTGAATTAATGCTTTGTTTGGATGTGAGAAGTAGGGAAGTAAAAAGTAGGTGGAAAAagtagaagagaagaaaaataagtAAGAAAATGAGTAGATATTTTTAGTTGTTTAGattgagagaaaaatgaaagaagTATAATAGAAAGAAAAGTTTGTTTAGTTGGATAGCAAAATGGAAAGAAATAAAATGAATGTTATGAAAACGTTTTTACCCTTTAACTCGGATAACTATGTCTGGTCAGGCATAGTCGGCGGTTATCGTGTGGTGGTTGAATATCAGAGATTGACCATCTACCTCGAATAACTATGCTATTAGGCATACTTAACGATAATCATGGGGTGGTATGATGACCATTAACTGACCATGCACCCGAATAAATAAGTTTGGTCGGGGCATACTCGATAGTCGTCATGCAGTGGTCGAATGACCAATAACTGACCATGCACCTTGGATAACTATGTCGGGTCAAGCATTCTCGACAGTCGTCATGTGGTGGTCCAATGACTAGTGACTGACCATGCACCAAGACAATTATGTCTTGTTAAGCATACTCAGCATTCGACCACCAAAACATGAGTCTTTCAGACCTGGCATTCATCGCAGGTGATGGTTGGGACTTGAGAGGTAAGTTGAAGTCGGCCTTCAGCAAATAACCTATGGAACTTAATCTTGACCGCTCATAAGTAGATCAAATGACTCATAATAACTTCTCTCACTCCTACATATAAGTTTCATTCTCAtatcatttctttatttctctcttaGATATAGGTGTAATTAAAGTGTCAACGTATACTTATTGTTGTAGTCACTGTAAAAAAATAACATCATCCTTAAACACACTCAATGGGCTACTAGTGTACACTTacattaaatgaaaaataatgtcGACTTAACCGACACATACAAAGGACTTTTAGCGTTGGTCTAGCCAATCTAttcataatttttcaaaaaaaaaattataactctAGCATACTGTGTCAAGTAGCATCACAGCTAAAAATTATTGTTGCCCACATATAAACGTGATGATGGATTATGTTTCACGCATAGATAACGTGTTGTTTTTGTCTTAATATTGGAGCTTCAGTGTGGGTGTGAAGGTTCTTGATTCAAAGGACATGGGAAATGTGAGTAGGTAAATGATTTCAATGAGCTTGCAATTGAACTTTTTCTAGTTTGAAACTGAATCTGTGGCTGAAATCAGGAGGCTTTCTCTTCTTGCGGATCTTGAAGTTTAAGGTAACTTGTTTCTTTGAGAAAAACTTTTGACCCGgaatatttctttcttttttactttctaATCTTATTGTTACCTTTATTCACTAGCTATCTTGTTCCTCTTGTGGATAGTCATTGCATGAATCTAAATTAATGTGTATATTAAAGTATCTCATATAAACATATAGTTAAATATCCATTCACCTCAACATATACAAATGTTATACTTTACAAatcaatatatacatatattatgATAAAATTGAACACATCAAAGGGTAACcgtataaaaataaataattttgtttcCATATTCAAGCAATGATTTCAGGGGTGTTATTGTTTAGTACTGTGCTTTCATTACTTAAAATCAAAGAAGGGATTTTCCACCAATACCAtctttttttttagtaaaatgtAAATGTAAATTGGAAGTTGGTAATAAAGTTTTGCACTCACTTTTTAGAATAGATTCTGAAAACGCCTGAAGCAAATTAACATTAAGTGTATTCGTAACTATCATAATTCAAAACTAGTGAAGAAGAATGAGAGTATGGACAAAATACTTTgaattaagaattaaaaaaattcacctTTATATATATGCAAGAATGAAAAAAACGCTACCTACTATACCATTCTCGTTTCAAAAATACTATACAATTCTCGTGAAGAATAAGTGGACAAATTTTCTTTACCATATTTTACGTGATCCAAAGCTCCTTCCTTTCTCAACAATCCTCATtttcacaaatatatatagCTATCTCTTTTCATACACCAAAGCACAAGAAAATCCTAGAAAACTCATTGAGAGAATACCAATTACAAGATGAAGAGAGTGATTGCAGTCTTTCTAACCTTGCTAGCTACATTGTTCCTCACAATGGAGCCAGTGCAAGCCTTCAATTGCCAAGAAGCGAAAGTATCATGGCTTCCGTGTGTTGGATACCTCATTGGTGGTGGAGGCCCTTCAACTTCTTGTTGCAATGCTATTAAAAGTCTCAAATCATCATTAGGTACGAAAGACGATCGACTTGCTGCTTGTGAATGCTTTAAAGATGCAATAAGCCTATTCCCGAGCATAAATGAAGACTTGCTTGCCTCACTTCCCAAACGATGTGCTGTTGAGATAAGCATTCCCATAAGCAAGAACATGAAATGTAACAAGTAAGTTGTTAACTTTCCTTCCTTTCTAAGGATATGTTAAAGAAATATTTCATCAGTTCTTATTTATTAGCTATTTTTAAGAGTTTTTTAATCCCTAAATATAAATCACTTCATAATATctgtaaaatatttaatttattttttcaaatctaccacttcatatttaatatgaaaaagatgataggATTTTGAAAAGTTGTTAACTCCAAGAGATTTTCATGAGATAATTAAAGTAGAGAGAAAAATTAACTTAATTTTCAAGTTTTTAAATAATGGGGATTTGGGAAGCTTAATAaactttttatatatttttttctagtaattaattttattaatcttGATAATTAAGTGAAAGTAActgataaatatataaaatattcaatgaaaaataagtattattaataaaatatgaaaaaaatttaatatttaatttgttGAGTTGCAATAAATGTCAGCTAATttctgtaccaaaaaaaaatgtcagTTAATTTTACAAAGGTGAAAATTTCCATAGGAAAAGAAAACATCTACTATAtgtgaattaaaaaattataataacttcttttttctcaacaaaaaaatataatttatattattgaaATTAACAGTAAGGTTATTTTTTTGGTGAACAAATTAACAGTAATGGTTGATATTTAAAAATGGAATTAACTTAACCTTGATACACTCACTCTTAAGGCACCGCTAACAAAATATCTCATTAATTACTTCATCAAATCGTTAATACCGTTATTGTCTAATTATATTGATACCTTGTTCTTATTTGCAGCATTCAATACAATGGAGGAATCAATGTAATCAAAGGGATATAGACTTTGGTTGCTCTTGTCAGGGCAAAAGTAATGTAGCCTATTATATGTGGGCATGTTTATGAAATAAAAGTTTGTTTTATAGACAACTTATTTCTATGTTTACTTATCCATGCATctttattataaaattaatcAACAAAATTTTGTGTCGTTTTAATTAACGTATAAAATGGTAATTTTAGTTTTGTTGCAAGTCAAGGTGATATCCCAACACGGCTAAAATATACATTAAAGAATTAATATGTAAACTTTTACTACGCAGCAGACATGATAGTATACGCTTTATACAATTCATTAtgaatttatttattgttttgtGCTAtgtgtattgtataagcttatacattaATCCACTCTTATACagtgatgaattatttaatccaccttatagatgatggataatgCATGGTAAGAGAGTGATGTATAAGttatatgaaaatatttattccactgccacaaccaccaccgtcCACCATCGCCACCGCCCTCCACCACTGTCATTTCTAACATCGCtatcgccactaccaccacccacCGTAGCAaccactatcatcaccatcaccttccaacaccaccaccaccaccgtcccAGCCACCCTCAAACTGTCATCATCATCGCCGTCACCACTACATACTACTAAGAGTCACTACTGCCACAACCACATCCCTCcaccgctgccaccaccgccactgtCGTTGTCACTGCCATATCACCATCACATTccaacaccaccaccgtcgttgcCACCACCTGAACCACTACACCattgttgccaccaccaccctacaaCACTGCCATTACCACAATACTCTCTACcaacaccatccaccaccactaccaccaccaccgcatcCATCATTATCGTCATTGCCACCATCACAACCTATCACCATGACCgaccaccactaccgccacaaccacctcccTCCATTGCCGCCACCACTCAACATCGTCACTGCCACCTCTACAAcgaccaccaccctccatcaccGCCACTGCTATTGTCGCAGCCATCTCAACCGCACCCGCTATCTTTATCTCCCATTAACACCATCCTCATTGTTATCATatctatcattattcaatatttcagGAAGCATaggtttatattaatttaaacgaaaTGATAAGTTATACAGTTTATGACCATACAttatatagtattaaatttttatcaggcctaatactatcaggcttAATACTATCAAGTCTTATCTATTATGTCTTATAATATACAAGATACTAAATGAACCTTTATACACATTAATGTTTGTTCACTATTAAAGATGCTAATGAATGAGAACAAAAGTAGGGGAAAATGAAAATCAAATGAGTGAGCGCTGCTTAGTTTcatcatgtaatccatgaataaAAAACATGTACGACTATTGGACTATCGGGCAGACCAAGGAACTCAAGCACGCTCGATCGATGGAAATTCCAAGGCAAGTTGTCTGCTTAGATCCCCTATTCATAGCAAGGCTTCATCGCCAAAGCTTTTTTACTCCTAACCTTGGGGGGTTGTGGACCGTTAGGGTGTTCAGTCGACCAAGATATTAATATCGTGTTGGAGTCTTATTATGTCGACCAGGTACCTGCTAACATGAGTCAGCTACCTTTGGATAAAGGTGTCCATACGCATCCCCCCTCCACAAGACTAAGTCCTCATGTATTCTCTCTGCCCTTATGGATAAaagatgtatcatatgagaatgaAGTTTTTATGTGAGAAGGAGAGGAGTCATTATGAGCCAATAGATCTAATCACGAACGGTCACAGAAGCTTCTCTTGACAAACCCAAGTTCTTATTTATGCACATATGTTTTAGGTACAAAGAAGCTAGAGGAAGCACAGAAGCTTCTCACTGAAAGTTTTGCAGGTTAGCAATTGGTTAGTTGAAGGTGTTTTTGAGTTCTTAAAAGACAAAGCAATCACCAATGAGCTTTTCTTATTGAAGATAAAGAAACCTTGAGGATATTGCCGGAATTGCATGCCAAATAGGAAGGCGCCTTCTCAGAACAGCCTGTGCCAAGCTACAGATTGTGTTCCACAAGCTTCTGGTAGCAAACTCGATGCCTTTAATTATGGTTTTACTAACATCACACATTGGTCTCCATGCCAACACCACCCTCACTAGTTTTGCTATTGCTAGGTTCGTTAACAAGAAATTTGCAAAATACAGGTTAAATTCTAATAACAGGTCAGACAAGATTCAATCTATATAAGTTGAAGTTCGAGGTACGAATGCTCGTCGAAGTATGAAGACTTTGATTTGAGATACATTGAGATTCCAACAGCTAAAATTGAGAATGTACAAGACagagttttgaattttttttataagccaagaTAGTTTTGATTAGTAAGCCATTTAGAGGCTACAGCTGATTGTAAGGCAACCGTTGGAGGTTGACAAAATCAGTTACATTGATTAGCACATGAGGACCATCTATAATTATTATGAATTTatttagggacttattttcattttatcgAATTCTTTCAAGGACTTATCTAAATTTTAATGAATTCTATAACAGATGCTTACATTTTTCATATAAGGGCTTTCGAGCTTGATAACAAACTTAAGATTGAAAAATTGCATAGAAAAGGAATAAATTGAACGTTAAAAGAATGTGATGCTTAGTGGAATGCAATGTGGCATTAACACGTGGGAAAACACATTAAAATTTGTTAAGTTGACTTTTCAGTGTATTTACTTCGTTTATGGGGTAATAATTtgactaaaaatatatttcacTGACTAATCTATGGGTTTAATCTATTAAAACTATACGTGACTTCTAACTgataatcttgaaaccaattCAAAGTTTCAAACTTCATTTCAATTGCAAAACTAAGCAATAATTACTTCGACCTTCAACACAAAACGAGTAGTTATCCAGAAATTGGGAATATGTAATCCTAATTCACTTAATATACTTACATACCTGACTAGACAAAATTATAAATCATAATCGTTTTTTTCCGAAGTCatcagttttaaaaaataagaatgCAAAAAATACGTAAGGATCATCTAATTGTTAGGCAAAATTTCTTCAATAAAAACACTCTAGACTCCATTATCTCGGATATGCTGAAGGAACAGAAGTCTAAATTAATGGTACATAATAATCTAATTTCAGTGGTAAGCTCGCGATATGCCGCCcttaaattaaaagaaaacctTGCTTCTACCTGAACTTCTATACCAAAAATAGGTTTGATAACTGTAACTATTATTATAAGCCTTGTAGAACTTTCAAGGGACAGATTATGCCCAAAAGTTGACATAAGAGAGGCAGAGAAAGGGCAGAAGCATAAGGGAGGCAGGGTAAGATCTTactaaaatataaaatgatTAAGTTCAGTGATAAAGCTAGAAAAGATACAAAATTGTCCATCAAATGCATTCACCTCAAAACAAAATTCATAATACTCCAGAAACACTAATGCAAACAAAGAAGCATTCTACAAATTTAAGACCTTGGcttttccttcttctccttGAAAAGGGCAAGAAGAGACACACCAGAGACCTTCACAACCTTGAACCTGACACCAGGAATATCACCAACAGCATGACCTTTTCGTCCAAATCCAGCAATCAAGACTTCATCCTACAAACATGGGCCACACCCCACATTACACAATTGATAAATATCTTATTTCTAATTCAATATAAAACAGAACTGAGACAACTCAAGATGTTACAGCTTAGAAAGAATAACCATACAAACATAAAAAATGGACAAGCACTTACGTTCTCTTCAATATAGTTCAAGCAACCATCATTGGGGACAAATGCTGCAATCTTCTTCCCATTCTTGATGAGCTGAACCCTGGCACACTTACGAATAGCAGAGTTGGGCTGCTTAGCCTCAATACCACTGCATATAGAACAACATTAATCTCTCAACATCATATGCCATTCACTAATCAAAGAAACATTCAACTagtaagagaaagaaaagatcaAATTAAACTATTCTCACATCTTTTCAAGGACAATTCCCTTGGCATGAGATGAGCCAGCAAAAGGCTTCTTCCATTCATTTCCAAGATGGGACTTCTTGTATGACTTGTCAgcccacctttgccttctgcgGTGGGACATCAGCTTGCGAGCAGCTCCCATTCCACGTGTCTTCCTGTAAACAAGTAAGAAGAATTAAATTTCCCACAACTTAAGCTCTTCCTGGTTCCTCTAACAGCAAAATATCATATTAGGTCAACAAAAAGACAGTCATGTCATCAAGTTCCATGTTCATCAAATATTTTTCTAACAATATTCAAGTACAGCTAACCCCCTCACACAAAACTGAACAAAGAACAAAAAAAGAGCTAGGTTGATAGATATTAACTTAGAACCCATTTGGATGCAAACAAAAAAGCACTTAGTAGAGCTTATTTAGTGCTTTTTTAGTAGATAAGCTAGTTTCAAAACGAGGCCTAAGAACAACAGATGCTAGTTCAATGCCCATTTCATTTTTTCTAACACTGATAAAACAAGCCTAACCCCCTCTCCTGAAGAGCAAAATAAACATCAAGGGAACTCAGTCCCATTGATACTAAATTACCAACAAATGAAAATTTGCAGACACCCAACATCTTGAACATGTTATATTGGTCTATGAATCAAAACAACTATAATCAATCAGAACAAGAACTGAGATAAGAAGCAAAATATGAAACACAGAGCAAATAGGAATCTATATCCTACGCAGGTAACAGTAGAAGCATCTCATACTCGAAACCATGAGAAAAATTGATTCCACACAGATCCACAGGAAGTAAACACGAATTCACGAAACATTCAGCAAGTTCATGATTCTATATTTCAATTTCGAAAACATGAAATGTAACGAAGGGTTGAACAAGATGGTTACCCCATGGCTGCGTTCTTCTGTGTAGAGCTCGGAGGAGGTGATGGAGGATGAGGCACACAAGCAGCGTAAAACCCTAATCGCTGAAACCAAAGAAACTTGGggccttatatatatatatatattgcagAAATAATAAAACCTTTGTTTTTTGGTCCAAAACTACTGGGTTTGTTCAAATAACAGATCCACTTATGGGCCTCTGTTTTTAATTTTCGGCCCATAAGGTTTGCTTTCCTTGTCTTTTTTTGTGATTACCCCTCTCAATGATTTAATCGCATGATTAAATATAATTTGGTTAGGTTTGTTTGTCTCTATTATTTCTCCCTTGCTGGCGGAGGCCGTGAGCATGAGGTGGACTATGCAATTGGCTATTGATTTAGGATTTCGCCGGATCTTACTGGAAACTGATTGTCTACAACTTTTCAAGGCTTGGAAAGCGAAGGAGGCCGGCAGATCATATCTTAGTTCTATTATTTCAGATTGTCTGTTTATTAGTTTCTGCTTTTGATTATGTTAATCTTAGTTTTGTTAGACGCACGGGTAACACTGTTGCGGACTTTTTGGTTAGGAACGCTGCAACCTATGCTGATTTTATATGGGTTGAAGAGGTTCCTGATGCCGCTCTTCCTTTCATTATTTCTGATGTAACTCTTCTGGAGCCAATTGGCATTTAATAGAATTGCagtttactttcaaaaaaaaaaaaaacttttttgaCAAATAAGATACACGGAAATTAATGGCCTTCATAAAGTTTTTAGTTTCTCAAGGTATCCCCAAACTTGGGAGCCATAAGACTAAACAACAAATGTTTCTCTATACGCACTGCTCAAGAATCGAACCTTGAAACTCAACTATTTATTAGTTGTGCTTGTTGGTAGCCTTCAGAAAGTTAAAATTTAAGTAGTGTTTGgccagctttttttttttacttttaagtgACTTTTAAGCTAAAACTGGATCaaacacaattttaaaaaagttctaaaattttaagtaacttattttttataacataaaatagaaataagtagagtaaagtacacgcacccccctcaaggtttgttagaattacactccacctcattcttatctaaaatctacactccaccccattttatatagaggcaaatttagtgacgaaaaatatttttcattaataattagttactatttaaattgttaatcaataatttcaaaaaatatttttaatatattccaataaatttaaaatggaaaacatcacagtcctccccattctctcaatcgcgttcttcctccttaaattcacaatgcaaattttgcaatagcacacctgaccggtttacaaaccatatctcgaacataatgaaacatgcttgtgttttcatatttgatattaattcaattttaatcaaaataatctatttatacctccaattttcaaaattggattgtagacccaaaaagtaACACAAataggtgaagaaaatagagaaacaaaattaaaaaatatgaagtggatcggaggttattagaacccaacgatgcggtggagcaccgtttttaacaaaatccaacaacatcttaaaccaacagagcgttcactcacaacttaaaggggtgaagttcacaagaagtagttgaacaagtgggctttgaggatgtgcgattcacgttctggggttcaagtcgcaacaaaactttgaggcatggtggtgccatggggtttcacattctgggacggTGGTCGCCGTGTTAAAGAGAGCAAAGGTTTGGTGGTGatcgtttgtggtgagaaatatgatttggagatagataggacgtggacttaacagacagagttgatggttttttaaaatttaattcagtaaaattattttcataaattaatgtatgatagtgtatatgcattaaatttatttaaattttcactaattagtaattattttttagtagtgacgaatttgttttcgtcactaaattttgcctttataaaaaatggggtggagtgtagattttaaaaagaaatggGGTGGTGTGTCATTCTTGTaaaccttgagaggggtgagtgtattttactcaaataAGTAACTTTTTAGAAAAAGGCGTGGAGATGAGCTTTTTACTTAAAAGTaactgttctgtactagggcaagcttacgtaagagaaagacaaaaagtaaaccctagcagagcactaaaatagcaaaactaccataaaaggaatattctccttaatgctgaaaaagttggtttcgtacaagtggatgacctccccttttatagagggggtggtcatgatatggatctttcctatatttgggcctgacaattagggcccaaatccccgtacatataagacaaatccaaaggaatcttccagctggcttgtgggtccatcacctaagggagggtaATGAAGCttcgtcatgttgcctttcccgccttggctatcgtcaTTGGTTCATtattcattttgggcgggacataatcttctttatgtcccgcccagtccacatgcccccaagacatgagactcgagtaattgagtcgaaatgtctttatcgTTACCCggtagttcgcctctattgtttattcatTCATCGTCATTTTTctttcgttgttacatcgccattttcacgcttctCCACCTTTGTTGTcatttcaaagatatgtcgccttCAGTTATAACCGtcaaccacgtcttttcaactgacgcacgtatccttattttccgggatttcgtcatcatttgttataaatgcaatcttcagttgtgcgtctcgaggagtacgTCTTTTCGCTTCCcaccttttcgaatttcaaatcccaaaatcccacgatcttcccccattcgttctctctcctcctttctctctataaaaaccccttttcactttacatttttcactttcttaaaacttttgccctgaaccttttcaccgcagctttcattctcttctttgaattCCGGTGAACCctttcttcctccggccgtcgtcattgcgcggtgctcccctatcgccgacgttctcctttctcaaatccacagttcttcccctggttagtttttctctttcctgAGATTCTTTGTTTACTTCTTTTCTCtgactgttcatcttctttcttcttgactctgttcatcttcttttttcttgactctgttcatcttctttttacttttagtttgttcatcttcttttttctttttatgaaactgcctcgcatgtctttaccaaacgccagcctttcttccctagaactttcttcgccctctacggaggaggaagttgtcgccccctctatcattgaaattcattcctcgccctctacccatgatgattccggtcccgccggctctgtagactcaattctctcctctaatggagatttgtcttcacctgaatggcgctctgaagtgcatttagttgaagataaatgtctgctGCATTCTATCTGGGGCAGCattgggagcattaattcgcttcgaatatctgctcaagggtttacgaagataaatcccgccacctcgaataatgaagatcatctcttgaatgtcctcccatgtggcgaagatgactgtgttctgttgcgtaaagaaccagccgatgaatcgcccgatttcttctttgtttatggctatttcttcttagacttgaacatcaaacttcctttctcgccgtttatatgtcacgttctttcttttctgaatgtggcgccctgccaactccagcccaacgcctggggttttctccgctgctttgaaattctgtgtgaacacttgagtttcactccgacctatcctttgttcttcctGTTCTATAAATcggtcaccactaaacctacttctgtgaaatgggttccactattagcccgtaagaacatgagtcggttcaccgcccttaaaagtcattacaaagtatggcagaagaaatactttaaagttatggagtcgcccgaaataaaaaacctgttccgagattccgacaataaccccctcttccctttttactggacaaagaaccctcgccgaaaaatatccgtttcatacgacgccttggatgaatctgaacaaggcgtcgccgattacctccgcacactaccagtattttctggtcacgacttgattgaggcgtcgaaatccggcactttaaatcaattttttagtaagtttataatctttgtacgtaacttctttttctttttgttcatgtatctcgtctaattggtgttttccatacagctacgatgggaaaaggcaaggttgacgcgaacccactcaagatgaaggagtacctcgcccagtctgctgcggcggcgaagaagagggccgccgaaactgagcagaagaagaagaatgaaggtacctcgggttctgacaacgtcaaggaccctaaacgtcaaaaaacttcaggtgctgctggtggtaagcctctccaccaatcgactcttgattcaaaaagccgtccatctgagaaaaagaagggacatgacaatgtcccgccccctcaacaagattcaagcacgctgatcaaccgcccatcaactccatttggccaggctggccctagttcagccattggtggcgaagctcctccccccttgctgaatttgtcggatcctcacttcaatgggctggaattcatgacccgtacttttgacaacaaGATCCACAAGGATGTTTCGggtcaaggtccccccaacattgcttctttggcgatccatcacgcgctttctgccgccagcaccgtggcgggaatggctcagtgtgtgaaagagttgatctcagccaagaatcgttttgagaagaaggcagctgattacaagacagcctatgagcaggctaaaactgatgctgagactgccaacaacaagctgaaatctgctgaggagaagtgtgctaagttaactgaagacttggctgcttcggacctgcttcttcaaaagacaaagtctcttaaagaagccataaatgacaagcacactgccattcaagccaaatatcaaaagttggagaagaaacatgatcgcctgaatgcttccatcctagggcgtgcttctctccaatatgctcaaggctttctggcggccaaagagcagatcagtgtagttgagccgggctttgatctttcccgcattgggt is a window of Lotus japonicus ecotype B-129 chromosome 5, LjGifu_v1.2 DNA encoding:
- the LOC130720563 gene encoding 40S ribosomal protein S23-like gives rise to the protein MGKTRGMGAARKLMSHRRRQRWADKSYKKSHLGNEWKKPFAGSSHAKGIVLEKIGIEAKQPNSAIRKCARVQLIKNGKKIAAFVPNDGCLNYIEENDEVLIAGFGRKGHAVGDIPGVRFKVVKVSGVSLLALFKEKKEKPRS
- the LOC130716646 gene encoding non-specific lipid-transfer protein 1-like; this encodes MKRVIAVFLTLLATLFLTMEPVQAFNCQEAKVSWLPCVGYLIGGGGPSTSCCNAIKSLKSSLGTKDDRLAACECFKDAISLFPSINEDLLASLPKRCAVEISIPISKNMKCNNIQYNGGINVIKGI